The nucleotide window TCTGGATATTGGCTGGAGCCAGATACAGATTAAACAGTTGGCGTTGCGCACAGACAGCTTTCAGCAGCCGATTCGCATACGCGGCCTGAAGGTGGGCTTTTCAGCGTTTGATGGCAAGCTGAAAGATATCGCTATTGATCGCCTTTTTATTCCCGCTTACCAGCAAAAACAAACCTCGCCTGAGGAAACATCACCACTGCCCGGCTTGGGTGAGTCCATCCGCCAGTTGCACGAGTTGCCTGTGCAATCGCTGCGAATTCACCAGGTCAGTGGGTTGCCGCAGGGCGAGCTGGAGGATGTGCACTGGCAGCACAAGCCTGGTCAGCAATTATTGCACCTCGAGTACAAAGACTTGCTGCTGGCACTGGATCTGACAACTACGGTAGAACCCTCGGTGCAGATGCTGGTGGAGGCAAAGCTGCGCAGGGAAAAACAGGATGTGCTGGCGTTACAGATTGCATTGACCCAGCAAGAAGACAATTACCTGGGTAAGCTGGTTCTGGAATCATCTTTTCAAAATTGGGCGGCTGAGTTGGCGTTATTGCAACAGCAGATTCCCAGCTTGGCCGCAATCAGCGATGTTCACGGCCAGTTGAATTTATTGCTGCAAACGGAGCTGACCGACAACCTCGACCAGCTTTTTCAGCAAGCGCTTTCGGTAACAGTTATTCCCGATATGGATAGCACGGCGCAGTATGCGGATGCCGCATTACCCAAGTCGCCACTACAAATGGCTCTCAAACTGGATCAACCGATAGCGCTAAACATCAAAAATCAGGAAGCGGCTAACCTTAGCCTGGCGTCTCTCAAAATATCGCTGTCTGATATGAACGATCAGCTGACTGCCAACCTGGATTTGTCCGCCATAAATTGCCAATGGCAATCCACCTTAACCTGCAATATGGCTTTGAGCGCTGCGCTGCAGGCAACGGCACTGTCGGTGCAAGATGTTCAAGTGCAGTCTGTTGAAGCCAACACCAGAGGCACGTTGATGGTTACCGATCAACAAGTAGTTGCGGTATTAAATGCCGGTCAGTTACTGCGAATGGAAAAACTTCAGCAGGAAGAAATTACTCTGCAAGAACTGGCCTTGAATAGCCCCAAGCCAATACAAATCACCTTGGACAGATCGAGTAACGAGATTGCCCTGATAGCAGATACGTTGCTGGCAAAAGTTAAAGATGCCCAGTTGCCACAAGCTGAGTTAAGTACCGAACTGGTATTTAACAAGCTTCGCTTAAAACAAACGGATCAACTGGCTTTGCAAACCGCGGTGTCGGCCATGCCCATTAATGTGCGAATCCCCGAACAGCCTCTGCCGGATTTTGGTTTTGTGGGTGACCTCAGCTTACAAGATGAAACATTGGCAA belongs to bacterium SCSIO 12696 and includes:
- a CDS encoding YdbH domain-containing protein; translation: MNLVKKGSVKKWVVRSLIVIGTVVFVLAGLFVFRQPVATFTLERLLADTTVTLEQLDGLDIGWSQIQIKQLALRTDSFQQPIRIRGLKVGFSAFDGKLKDIAIDRLFIPAYQQKQTSPEETSPLPGLGESIRQLHELPVQSLRIHQVSGLPQGELEDVHWQHKPGQQLLHLEYKDLLLALDLTTTVEPSVQMLVEAKLRREKQDVLALQIALTQQEDNYLGKLVLESSFQNWAAELALLQQQIPSLAAISDVHGQLNLLLQTELTDNLDQLFQQALSVTVIPDMDSTAQYADAALPKSPLQMALKLDQPIALNIKNQEAANLSLASLKISLSDMNDQLTANLDLSAINCQWQSTLTCNMALSAALQATALSVQDVQVQSVEANTRGTLMVTDQQVVAVLNAGQLLRMEKLQQEEITLQELALNSPKPIQITLDRSSNEIALIADTLLAKVKDAQLPQAELSTELVFNKLRLKQTDQLALQTAVSAMPINVRIPEQPLPDFGFVGDLSLQDETLAISGSLSSDLAKPLVEVKGEHRIDEQDGNLRLRSATVPFDQAANSLSKHFSNWPWKFDIVSGQWLMNSTLAWQQQGDEFAVSGQFSQTLEQLAGNYQDIAFSGLQSTLDTQIKSIDSLVSAAPATLTIKAMDMGLPVSDIQVRASFDSSAPQLHLHQFDARLLGGTVSAEDIVYRPGEQETPAPVTIANIDLGELVRLTSSKEISVTGKLSGELPLVIGPDGPYMAKGLLGALEPGGVLKYQPDAATQQAIAENPATQFAYQVLGNYHYSTLDAEVSYQPDGQLVLSNRMYGINPDLNNGQPIKLNPKIEINVLDTLKSLRIGRAVEDFFEQQLENP